The region ATATAGCACAGTGTGTTATTGGATCATCATACATTTCAATGTTATATCTTATTATGGCCTTCGCCTTGTGTTCAGTGTAGCAGTTTCTTACAGTTGTTTGACTATATCACCATAGTGGGGCATGCACTGCTAAGATACGACAGAACCATTTGTTGAGTTCATTAAAGCTCTGGGAACTATTTGTCCTCGGTTAAGGATAACTTAATGTCTGGTTTCATTATCTCTCCTTTTCATTGGTGTAACTTAGCATCATATAAGATCTCTATCATTTAAAGACCAAGAGAGTCCCACTTTCACACCACTGATTTACAAATAAATGCTATATTTAATGTTTAATAGAACAAATCTGTACATACAGTAGTTTAATTTAGAAGCTGGTCACATGCTTAATCTGAATATATTGTATAACATATTCACCCATAAATAGCATGAATGACAGGGAATGTATGTTTTGGTAAGGCCTGTTCTGATGTTTAATTATTGCTGTTATTTGTGCTCGTCCCCTGTCCAGGTGTCAGACAGGTGTGACTACGTGTTTGTGAATGGGAAGGAGATGAAGGGCAAGGTGAGGATGATGGTGAACTTCACCTACAGCTACCTGAGTGCCCAGCTGGAGATGAACGTGTGGATCCCACGGCTGCCCCTCCAGATCGAGGTGTCTGACACAGAGCTCAGCCAAATCAAGGGATGGAGGGTGCCCATCATGACCAGCAAGAGGTACAGTAGAGCCCACCCACCAGCCACCCCCATTCCTGGCACACAGTGAAGTCTAGTGGCTTAAAAGGAAGCCCTAACTCTAAAATTAGTGTATGTTATTATCACAAATAATATTTCTCAACGAGATCAGGCTTGTGTTTTAATACCATTACATAATGTATTAAAATAACTCAATGTGATCCAATCTACAGAGTGAGAGAATTAAAATGAGAAACAGTGATTAGGGACAGGGcacaggatatgtgtgtgtgcatgcttgcgtgTGTGTTTTGTGACAGGTGTGACGTGTGCTGTAGCCTAATTCAGAGTGTTTCTATTAATTCCCTAGGCTCAGCTGGAacagtgatgaggaggaggataagaAGGGTAAAGGCTGCATGTTGCAGTTCCAGCATGCCCTTGTGCGTGTGATCACACACTTCATCGCCGAGCAGTCGGACCCCCGGGAGCCCCAGGTCTACTTTCTGGGCTCAGACTGGCAGGTGGACGTCACCAGGCTTGTGCGCCATTTCCTCAAGGTGGAGGACCCTCGCATCGCCAGACTGCAGGCAGGCAGGGTGCTGTCAGGACAAGACATGGGGACCACCTCCATCCAGGTAACCATTAGGCCTGGTGGGAAGCCTGACTGACTGCATGTTTAAATGGGCCTTTAATTATAGAGGCGACATTGGATATTATCATGACGTGATATTTACATTGTGATATCTGTTTTTTGTGCCCGCGAAGGTGTTCTCCCCCCTCTCAGACTCAATCTTGGCAGAGAAGACCGTGACGGTAGTGAATGACAAAGTGACCATCACAGAGCTGGGGGTGCAACTGGTCACCGGCCTGGCTCTGTCCCTGCAGCTCAGCCCAGGAAGCAACAGGGCCATCCTCGCCACGACAACCATACAGGAATTGCTGCAGAGCCCCAAACAGGTGCTGTTTATGATCTTCTTGAATGACAATCAGATCAGACACAGGTATACTTTAGATTGAGTTTAATGACATTAAATATTGTTTATTTTGTCTCCTCAGAAGGCTGTGGTTAGTTCCTGGGTCCAGTTCAGCGATGGCTCCCTGACCCCTCTGGACATTTATGACCCGGCCTACTACCGCGTGACACTGACCTCTCTGGACCAGGACGTGGTGTCGGTGCAGGGCTCCCCGCCTGCAGTGGTGGCAGAGGGCGAGGGACAGGGTGTGTTGGTCAGGGTGGAGATGGCCATCTGTGAGGCTTGCCAGAAGTCCAAACGGAAGAGCTCGCTGGCCGTGGGCAGTGGCAGCCTCAAGGTCAAGTTCCAGGTCAACAGCCAGCGCTTTtccagtaatagtagcagcaacagtagcagcagtagtggagGTGGGGTTGGCAGTGGCAGTAGTAAGGACAGTAGCAGTGACTATGGgaatgatggggaggaggtggACAGTGAGAAGAAGCAACAGCAGCCACAGCAGCCACTGCCCAGCAGCTCAGCCTCAGAGCGGGAGGAGAGCGCCATGCGCAAGGTCACCACAACAGCCAAATCCAGTGAGCCAGACGCCGCTCCGGGGAGCATGTCCAGCGGTGGGAGCAGCCACGGCGGAATGGGGAGGGCGAGTGAATCAGGAAGTTTCTTAAATGCTGCAACCATCAACAGtcctgccagccccatcaatgaCAGTGATGTTAGCAGCCCTAGTGACTATGGCACAGCTGAGGGGACAGACAATGGGCTAATTGGAGGTATAGGTAGTGTTGCAGTCAGTAGCACTGTGAAGACACTTGGTAACCTGATCAACTACAATAACTTCCCCTCTCAGGTGGAGGTGCCTGACCAGGAGAGAGTCGAGGTGGACATGGGCAATGAGGACATGCTGTCTAACCGGCCTCTCTCAGACTTGGAGATCGGCATGTACGCTCTGCTGGGGGTCTTCTGCCTGGCCATCCTGGTCTTCTTGGTGAACTGCATCTCTTATGTAGTAAAGTTCAGGCACAAACATCCCTCCTCTCATGGCCAGGAGCCCACAGGGCACAGGCACGACTGGGTGTGGCTGGGCACTGATGCAGAGCTGGTGATGAATGTGCCTGGCACTCCCCTCCAGCAAGACGACCACAGCACCACAACAGTCATAGACATTGGGCCTGATAAGACTGCCTCTCTGCCCAGGCAGCCCAGCTGCCTAGCCTCCTCTAGACCCTCCTCTCCTTTGGTCTGTGGGGGCTCCCTCGGGGCCAAGCCCATGAACCGCACTGAGTCCCTCCACTCCCCCACAAGCAAGAGGAAGAGGGTCCAGTTCACCACCTTTGCCTCTCTGGACCGTGAGCACTCCCCACACCTCCCCAGAGAGAACGGCCATGGCATCCACTGGGTGGGGAAGGAGGAGAACTATGTTGAACCCCAAGTGCCCATCACAGAACCTGTGGACCATTTATAATACATAAAGGGACTGTTTCACCCCAactgtgggtgtgtatgtggctTTGATTGCCTCAATGCCTTTATTTTTGGATAAAAGCAGACACAACATAAGGAGCATCACCGCAAGTGGTTATACTTATTCATTATTTGTGGTTAGTTTTAAATATCTGTCTTACATGTAAATATCTTAAATGCTTTGTGAGAGACATTTTTTGTATTAGAtattagagaaaacactgtgaatACGTGTGAGGATGCTTCTCATCAACCGACTAATGGCACTTTGTGTGGTGGACAGGATAAAACGTTTGACTCAGGCCAGTTgaaatattgtttttttttaaacaaaaaaacagaggGTCTTGTTGCATGTGAAAAATGTAATTATCTTACCTTTTACACTCACATGGTGGTACCCCCTAAAGCAGGGATcttcaactagattcagccaccgGCCAATTATTTTCTTTGTAGAATGCAAATCGACTTCAAGAAGCCGAAACGGACATTACATTTGTACACAATCACATAAACTACATGACcactcgttgaacatctcattctaaaatcatgggaattaatatggagttggtccccttttgctgctataacaacctccactcttctgggaaggctttccacttgatgttggaacattgctgtggggacatgcttccattcagccacaacaacattagtgaggtcaggcactgatgttgggcaattacgcatggctcgcagtcggtgttccaattcattaTCATGCccaaacaggaaagggccttccccaaactgttgccacaaagtaggaagaagcacagaatcgtctataatgtcattgtatgctgtagtgttaagatttacCTTCATTGGGGCCTAGCccaaatcatgaaaaacagcctcagatCACCTCTAtcaaactttatagttggcactatgcaatgggtccggtagcgttctcctggcaaccgccaaacccagattcgtccatcagactgccagatggtgaagcgtgattcatcactccagagaacgtgttttcactgctccagagtccaatggcggcgagctttacaccactccagcttgGCATtgtacatggtgatcttaggcttgtgtgcagctgctcggtcatggaaacccatttcatgaagatccCAACAGTTtgtgtgctgacgttgcttccggaggcagtttggaacttggtagggAGTGTTTCAactgaggacagaccatttttattcGCTTCAGCAATCGGCGGGCCCATTCTgttagcttgtgtggcctaccacttcgcagcagAGTCGTTcctgctcctagacgtttccacttcacaataactgcACTTACCGTTGACCGcgtcagctctagcagggcagaaaaaagacgaactgacttgttggaaaggtggcatcctatgacggtgccactttgaaattcactgagctctttagtaaggccattttactgccaatgttaatctatggagattgcatggctttgtgctcgattttatgcacttgtcagcaatgggtgtggctgaaatagccaaaccactcattttaaggggtgtccacatacctttgtgtatatatatagtgtcaATCTATAATGCGTGGGAGTACTTTGGAAATAAAAATCACCTGCGGGCCGCCAGTAAACAAACATCGCTGTCTGATGAAAACCTCATAACTCAATTTGACATGTATTGAAAGCAGTACTCCCTTCAATGTATTCTGAAAATACTCTAGGAACAATAAAATGTATTCAAAACAGCCTCTATCATTTCATAACTGTATGTTTGTTAATGGGACAATattacttttttcaatttcctgAAACATTTCTGTTGGATATGAGAGAGATTCATCCGACAGCGAAGCAACCCAACAAGGAATTTTTGTATATGCACTGTTTGTCTTTATATTGTGTACatttgtttgatttgatttttgataaTGTCGGATGTGATTTTTCattaaacatacagtaccaggactcattcaagggtttttctcatttatttatttactattttctacattgtagaatagtgaagacatcaaaactatgaaataacacatggagtcATGCAGTAACcgaaaagggttaaacaaataaatatatttgagattcttcaaagaagccacacttcgccttgatgacagctttgcacactctgcattctctcaaccagcttcataaggaatgcttttccaacagttgaAGGAGtctccacatatgctgagaacttgttggcgaCTTTCCCTttactgcgtctcacaaagacacagcggttggaaccaagaaTCTAAAATTGAcagatttccatcggtctaatgtccattgctcgtgttccttggcccaagcaagtatcttcttcttattggtgtcctttagtagtggtttctttgcataaattcgaccatgaaggcctgccttcagttgatgttgagatgtgtctgttacttgaactctgcggagcatttatttgggctgcaatcggaggtgcagttaactctaatgaacttaccttctgcagcagaagtaactctgggtcttcctttcctgtggcggtcctcttgagattcagtttcatcatagcgcttgatggtttttgcaactgcatttgaagaaactttcaaagttcttgaaatgttttgtagtgactgaccttcatgtcttaaagtaatgatggactctcGTGTCcgtttgcttatttgagctgttcttacaataatatagacttggtcttttaccaaatagggctatcttctgtttaccacccctatcttgtcacaatacaactgactggctcaaattaattaagaaggaaagaaattccacaaaataatTTAAATGCATCCCaggtggctacctcatgaagctggttgagagaatgccaagagtggaaagctgtcatcaagggaaagggtgtgtcatgacgttgccctctttgggtacagcaagccccacccccctctccctgtctcctacacccaggctgctgtggtcagagagaggtcataaattcctggaggagattatctcctcatggccacagtatagagagagagtaaagttGTCATagaagagaacaaaggaatttcttccacctcacagaacttgaggtcctaacaacatttatgttctggagaaggtataaaagatcggtgaagaatccagctacaaactggtccgtttggtaaaattttgtgaaactcatgggagacaatatggccacattaccataacgctgtttatatagcctcagatatgaggtttacatctaattgtagTATAAGGAATGAGTGaagatgatactgtttgtaaaattgtgtaatgtgattttggactgtttaatgaaggaaactccaattccctttgagtttaactaaatcagaggaccaccCATGGGCACAGTTAGGACATCGCATCATAAGACAGCCTTTTTCTGCTCTCCCAAATAAAACCCCCACTTTGAGAATTTCTCAACAGACCATGTTGCTCTcaattacgagaggacaaaggttgcaaaccagcttacctcgataacgagagggccaaggtttgagacCAGACTGCTGATTCTTTTAACCATCCCACGTGGTCATCGCGGTCaacgataccgacagaataagaacaagtctttgatattaattactaatctacagctaggaattcggtatcattgaccGCGAAGACTGACAACCGCCGAaacgacatgaatgaatgtcactctgaaggATCTattctaaccacgacagagagaaacaaacttttcaacagagatcccgacgacacacagagcgtaaatatatatattgattgcaattgtttccgaatgagtgagcattcatgtgcaaaggattagcatttcaattgttataattagcaactctgtagtgacttctcagctgacccccactccccttttgtctaacaagccgccatgccggtttagcccactagggcacattcccctatcatttcttgtaaccatatttactttgtttgtttgtgtgtgcacttcTGTGATTAGTTAATTAGTAAAtcaattatttaagacaattgatgtatggatgactcatagtgaagactggattcgtgcagataaccaacaatttgatgacgtttggaatgagactaatgtgcggtaaagaataattcattaatcagaagactattaatcagatatgaaaatatctgacatgttatattaggaaaatttgGAAAATTTAGGAAaatttgtaatctgaatattttccttggtgccacgacttcctagttaattagagTTACGTGATAATTACAGAGTCATTTTATAAAGATTCatcttcagtttaatgatgccaaagacaatataaaatatattttgatttgttcaacactttttttggttagtacatgattccatatgtgttatttcatagttttgatgacctcactattattctacaatgtagaaaatagtaaaaataaagaaaaacccttgaataagtaggggtgtccaaacttttgactggtactgtcatCTGAATGATGTTTGTATTCAATAGTTCCACTGTTGCATATGCAGTTCTATGGTACTGATTATGTGAAATGTTTGATTCTAGACTAGACATTTTGACTAATCTGTTATAGAGCTCTGCTACACAACCGGAGATGACAGGCCCCAAACTTATACATCAGGTGAGGGATGGGTAGGGCctatttttttaatcaataacTGTAAGGGCAGGGCTCTGTTATTGCTAACTTGATTTACATTTTAAAGCTGAGCCATTTGCCCGTGTTCTGCTGCGCAGTACAGTCATATCTGACTAAGATCataacatggtgtcagaagtgTTCCTTAAGTTTTGTTTGAGTTTATAGTTATATAGTTAGCTAACTGCTCTCATGTCTTTTCATTGAGCCGAGTAGCCCAAGTGGAGCCATTGCTATGGATACTCAGGCTCAGAGCGCCATGAGCAGAGCGCATGCAGAGCTcttttttcagagctgatctatttggtcaaaacaacaaaaaaaggtcAGAATTGGGGTACCtagggggcctcccgggtggcgcagtggctaagggcgctgtactgcagcgccaactgtgccaccagagactctggattCGCACCccggctctgtcgtaaccggccctGACCGataggtccgtggggcgacgcacaattggcctagcgtcgtccgggttgttgagggtttggccggtagggatatccttgtctcattgcacaccagcgactcctgtggcgggccgggcacagtgtgcaccaaccaaggttgccaggtgcactgttggcttccgggttggatgcgtgctgtgttaagaagcattgcggcttggttgggttgtgtatcggaggatgcgaTTCTCCGGTACTGTTGTATACTTTCTGTTTGATGATTCATTTTGAAGGAAACCTTAACAGAAGCCAAACACCATTTAACCATATTTTATTGAAAATTATACGTAAGTAAACAGCATTGATCAACTTTCATTACAAAAATGTAATTAATCAATTTCAAAAAGGTTTTCTGTAGGCTGTTtggaaataataaataataagtaGAGTAAACATGACGGAGTCACAGCACTTCTTTTATTGGACACCAATTCACCATTCATTCAATAAGACTACATATGTGCTTTAAATTAAAGGAACCTCCACCTCTAGCACTTAAAAGTAAATTTCGCTAATCAAGTTCAATTGTGCTGCATAGATTGGTCCGCATAgaattaaaggtagactcagcgatatgacATACACGCcgaaagtaaacagcatagtgggtcaatttcctcAACAACTAAGAGCGTTGAAGCGCAAGGCTCAACTTCTCCGCTGTTTTGGAGCCCTGGCTACCAAGGTGCAACAGCGTGAAGCGCACCCATGCAGATACTGTGTcgcactgggcacagacgtcaattcaacatctattccacgtttGTATAACGTAATTTAATTTAAAgtacgtggaaacaacgttgaatcaaccagtgtgtgcccagtggggtgtgactgtgtgagagcgaGGTCTTGCATAGCTCATTTCAATATCTGCGGTGTTTTCGTGGCAACATCATTTCGCTGAGTCTGCCTTTAAAGCTTGAGAGCAAGAAAAGACTTGTAAAAAATTCAGAAATTATACCTGATCATTAAAGCTATTTATCCCTTTATGGATGCAAGCACCTCTTTAGGcctttcccactgggcacaaactggttgcaTCAATGTTGTTTCAAGGTAATGTGTATTGTGACATGGAATCTATGTGGAATAGATTTGAAAAAAGTCATATGTAAACAGTTGTTTTGAGGGTggaatttcaaccacaggattatgtcatcattgTGACCAATTTTCAACATCCAAAAACcatgtataaaatatgttgaatttgtgtATTTTTGAAACAATGTCAGATCTTCAACATTATATCAACTATCAGAAAAATAACtataggctgggcagcacctcttactggagagttgatctatctataGCTATTCATTTAGTCTCCAATCCATGGTTTTAACCAAGCTCAGCCCTGCTTAGCTTTGATATATCACTGACTACTACCAATATGCTATCGTGAGAATGATTGTTGAGATCGCTTAATAATTAAATATATCCTCTGTTGTTATCAAAGTCtttccaaagggtaggtttaacagagTAAATTAAATGCATCAATGATACTATTTGGGCCAATACGTACAGCAGTCATCAACAgatattgtttcaattcaactcAGGGTTCAACAAAAAATAGACAAAACATTAAAGGCCTAGAGTTTCAAGctttggttgatttcaaatgtaatcTTCAAGTTAATCATTGACATTTTGGATTCAcgcctccatctcaaccaaaaatactAAAAAGTTTGAATGTTTTCCTTTTTTCAATTTTAAAGTAGCACTTATTTTGCTGCTTTATTGAGCAAAAATCGACTTACTATGACTGAGAAAtatggttgtcccacctagctatcttacgATGAATGCACAaactaagtcactctggataagagcatctgctaaatgactgaaatgtaaaggactaaatcaaatcaaactttgtttAAAGTGCATTTCAAGTTTGATTAGATTTAATAGCATTCTTTAAACATAGATTTTTTGTTGATGTCTAGACGTGAAgccaacatatcaattattcatttgtagacaaactggatgGTCTTTGCTATCCGGGATCTTTGGAACATCCCAACTccattgaagttgaaatgtaaAATGGTTAAAGAGCGACTGCCTTTAAAAAGCAACAAATCCCTTTAAAAACatggcatcgatatgagtcagaaacagttattctagtgtcaaaatcaaataaaaataatcaaTTGGATCATTTTGGCCATTAAGTCAGTCTCGTCTAAAACAAAGTCTGGAACATCCGCCCGTCCAAACGGTTGGaggttgggttttgatttgacGATGCCCATTTTCCCATTAATACGGGGTGAACAGCTGCGGTGATCGCTCTCTATCCAATAGCATAGACAGTGAGGCAGACCTGCCCAGCGGCTCCGACTTTGTTTGCATGAGACAACACAGTGCCCATTTTATTTTTGATTTTAgactgcaccaaacaccttagttAAATGTAAAATTGCACGACTAAAACTTCCTCTGCAAAAACATCAAAATGAATGAAAGATTTCTggagttatcttagattaattctggGGATTTTGAGGAAATGTCTCATGAGGGATGAGGATCATTATCCAAACTGGTTAAATCGGTCAGAAAACATACCTCCAAGACTGAAATCTTGTTTTTCTAATAAGCAACAGAAAAACATGTGCCAATCAGCGTGTTCAGTGGCtctttaaggtaagggttaaggttagggtaaatGTTATGGCTAGGTAACGGTTAAAgttagtggggcaaaaaagtatttagtcagcctccaattgtgcaagttctcccacttaaaaagatgagaggcctgtaattgtcatcataggtacacttcaactatgacagacaaaatgaggggggaaaaaaaattgagaaaatcacattgtaggatttttaatgaatttatttgcaaattatggtggaaaataagtatttggtcaataacaaaagtttatctcaatactttgttatataccctttgttggcaatgacagaggtcaaaagttttctgtaagtcttcacaaagttttcacacactgttgctggtattttggcccattcctccatgcagatctcctctagagcagtgatgttttgtggctgttgctgggcaacacgcactttcaactccctccaaagattttctatggggttgagatctggagactggctaggccactccaggaccttgaaatgcttcttacgaagccactccttcgttgcccgggcagtgtgtttgggatcattgtcatgctgaaagacccagacacgtttcatcttcaatgcccttgctgatggaaggaggttttcactcaaaatctcacgattcatggccccattaattctttacgcggatcagtcgtcctggtccctttgcagaaaaacagccccaaagcatgatgtttccacccccatgcttcacagtaggtatggtgttctttggatgcaactcagcattctttgtcctccaaactcaagttgagtttttaccaaaaagttatattttggtttcatctgaccatatgacattctcccaatcttcttctggatcatccaaatgctctctagcaaacttcagacgggcctggacatgtactggcttaaacagggggacacgtctggcactgcaggaatTGAGtctctggcggcgtagtgtgttactgatggtaggctttgttactttggtcgcagctctctgcaggtcattcactaggtccccccgtgtggttctgggatttttgctcaccgttcttgtgatcattttgaccccacggggtgagatcttgcgtggagcccgagatcgagggagattatcagtggtcttgtatgtcttccatttcctaataattgctcccacagttgatttcttcaaaccaagcttaCCTGCAGATTAAgccttcccagcctggtgcaggtctacaattttgtttctggtgtcctttgacagctctttggtcttggccatagtggagtttggagtgtgactgtttgaggttgtggacaggtgtcttttatactgataagttcaaacaggtgccattaatacaggtaacgagtggaggacagaggagcctcttaaagaagaagttacaggtctgtgagagccagaaatcctgcttgtttgtaggtcaccaaatacttattttccaccataatttgcaaataaattcataaaaaaatcctacaatgtgattttctgtttttttttctcaattttgtctgtcatagttgaagtgtacctatgatgaaaagtacaggcctctctcatctttttaagtgggagaacttgcacaattggtggctgactaaatacttttttgccccactgtatgtcccaAGGATCCAGGATAGCACTAACCCAAACTGGATATGGATTTGTATCTTCTGCTTGTGTAGTTCCGCCTGTGTCACTAACTTAGGGCTCTATTGAATCTGTATCGATGAATCGAATAGAGCCCTTAGAGTTGTTCCTGAGAGAAAGTAAGGTTGAGACAGAGGACCTGGTTATTCTGTACAGCCTTAGTGTAGCGTGTCCACCAGCCTCTGGTAGGCCTCCCTCTCATGGTCCAGGCTGTGGTGCTCCTCAACATAGCGCTTCCCGTTCGCAACCACACGCTCCCGCAGCTCTCCGTCTACCAGCAGCCTCTGAGATACACGCACAAATTCCTGGAAGAGGTGGGGCAAGGACAATCAATGCTTCAGAAGTTACTGAATGAAGCATACATCTGTACTAGTATTTTACCCCAAAATAACAATTCTACTTgttaacatttttttaaacatttaacaAGCCTCTAAGAATCCATTAAAGCAGTGAGTTAATGAGGTGTAACCAACCACAGCAGTGAATGACATGAGGGAGTGTTGCTATTCTGACTTGTAAACACTCATTGAATGTGCTCTGCCTTGCTAATTGATGGA is a window of Oncorhynchus keta strain PuntledgeMale-10-30-2019 chromosome 25, Oket_V2, whole genome shotgun sequence DNA encoding:
- the LOC118357850 gene encoding transmembrane protein 132D-like, translating into MSIYSHIWRFLQIFLATIVTVVTQELDSQEMSDNTKSSLPFPVFLPVNYQVRDADCFFLKETGQDIMRNSSLQTQTQPFVILRASRPPIVNASYGALSKEQPVPLDLIQSVQLFRAPGVFTYNWKVQFFVLTPRVYSSMPKVQVLFYVAGRDWDRGAEGLNDELPCVMLFAFWQTQEVRGSCALGGQRGTCMAELEPVASWFSPAAESSSRERLYLTEGNTVELYYQARPSAYRKCREWDGGRWGSSEQQQQAEYVPVTPMQRIGSVRLLQVPKGAASVSQLKLGKAVVIQTSSKPLKKDIATFNILMASSSSLKNFTLRAIVKKGVSFRTATPSNSLLWDITLDAGADGTIAVVCQRKSAILGKRLDSSLLEVLQMDFQVEEQSSQSDSQVITWRLEFPADTRDGGKEGSMEIYTTQRDFVGLATLVMDTEILNTAVLTGKKVVLPVRTVAVEEDGSVTDVSDFTNCSSTDEDILKVSDRCDYVFVNGKEMKGKVRMMVNFTYSYLSAQLEMNVWIPRLPLQIEVSDTELSQIKGWRVPIMTSKRLSWNSDEEEDKKGKGCMLQFQHALVRVITHFIAEQSDPREPQVYFLGSDWQVDVTRLVRHFLKVEDPRIARLQAGRVLSGQDMGTTSIQVFSPLSDSILAEKTVTVVNDKVTITELGVQLVTGLALSLQLSPGSNRAILATTTIQELLQSPKQKAVVSSWVQFSDGSLTPLDIYDPAYYRVTLTSLDQDVVSVQGSPPAVVAEGEGQGVLVRVEMAICEACQKSKRKSSLAVGSGSLKVKFQVNSQRFSSNSSSNSSSSSGGGVGSGSSKDSSSDYGNDGEEVDSEKKQQQPQQPLPSSSASEREESAMRKVTTTAKSSEPDAAPGSMSSGGSSHGGMGRASESGSFLNAATINSPASPINDSDVSSPSDYGTAEGTDNGLIGGIGSVAVSSTVKTLGNLINYNNFPSQVEVPDQERVEVDMGNEDMLSNRPLSDLEIGMYALLGVFCLAILVFLVNCISYVVKFRHKHPSSHGQEPTGHRHDWVWLGTDAELVMNVPGTPLQQDDHSTTTVIDIGPDKTASLPRQPSCLASSRPSSPLVCGGSLGAKPMNRTESLHSPTSKRKRVQFTTFASLDREHSPHLPRENGHGIHWVGKEENYVEPQVPITEPVDHL